The Anas acuta chromosome 2, bAnaAcu1.1, whole genome shotgun sequence genome contains a region encoding:
- the GMNN gene encoding geminin — protein MNSKMKQKLNVEKSSGSLQKYLTDTACSASPRQTLKMIQPSAKGCLVGRGNEKKSSVKRKLWNNKFASSTCKAEVFVDKGQENENTDDIIQAVDLIKKSPSSQYWKEVAEERRKALYEVLQENEKLHKEIEQKDGEIARLKEENEELMSLAEHVHYMTSMIERLTGQEADNLETLESLALEESKEENEEFNPGDDADSTSEEGPLQVSCGLRESVSDDTSGEAKY, from the exons ATGAattccaaaatgaaacaaaagttGAATGTGGAGAAGTCGTCGGGATCTTTGCAG aaatacCTCACAGATACTGCATGCAGTGCTTCCCCAAGACAGACTCTTAAAATGATTCAGCCTTCAGCAAAAGGTTGCCTGGTTGGCAGAGGTAATGAG aagaaatcTTCAGTCAAAAGGAAACTCTGGAATAACAAGTTTGCTTCCTCAACTTGTAAAGCTGAGGTGTTTGTGGACAAAGGGCAAGAAAATGAGAATACAGATGATATCATTCAAGCTGTAGATCTCATTAAAA AAAGTCCTTCATCTCAATACTGGAAAGAAGTGGctgaagaaaggaggaaggctCTGTATGAAGTCCTTCAAGAGAATGAGAAG TTGCACAAAGAAATTGAGCAGAAAGATGGGGAAATTGCCCgcctaaaggaagaaaatgaagagctaATGTCACTGGCTGAACACGTGCATTATATGACCAGCATGATCGAG AGGTTAACAGGGCAAGAAGCTGACAATCTTGAGACATTGGAAAGTCTGGCTTTAGAGGaatccaaagaagaaaatgaagaatttaacCCTGGAGATGATGCAGACAGTACTTCTGAAGAAGGGCCATTACAAGTATCATGTGGTTTAAGGGAGAGTGTATCAGATGATACTTCAGGTGAAGCAAAGTACTGA
- the C2H6orf62 gene encoding uncharacterized protein C6orf62 homolog yields the protein MGDPNSRKKQALNRLRAQLRKKKESLADQFDFKMYIAFVFKDKKKKSALFEVSEVIPVMTNNYEENILRGVRDSSYSLESSLELLQKDVVQLHAPRYQSMRRDVIGCTQEMDFILWPRNDIEKIVCLLFSRWKGSDEAFRPVQAKFEFHHGDYEKQFLHVLSRKDKTGIVVNNPNQSVFLFIDRQHLQTPKNKATIFKLCSICLYLPQEQLTHWTVGTIEDHLRPYMPE from the exons ATGGGGGACCCAAACTCCCGGAAGAAACAAGCTCTGAACAGACTTCGTGCTCagcttagaaagaaaaaagaatctttaGCTGACCAGTTTGACTTCAAGATGTACATTGCCTTTGTGTTCAAGGACAAG aagaagaagTCAGCGCTTTTTGAAGTGTCTGAAGTGATACCAGTCATGACCAataattatgaagaaaatatccTGAGAGGTGTGCGGGATTCCAGCTATTCTTTGGAAAGTTCCTTAGAGCTTCTGCAGAAGGATGTAGTACAGCTTCATGCACCCCGCTACCAGTCTATGCGCAGG GATGTGATCGGCTGTACCCAGGAGATGGACTTCATTCTTTGGCCTCGTAATGACATTGAGAAGATAGTCTGTCTCCTGTTCTCTCGGTGGAAGGGATCTGATGAAGCCTTTAGGCCTGTTCag GCCAAGTTTGAGTTTCATCACGGTGACTatgaaaaacagtttctgcATGTTCTGAGCCGAAAGGACAAGACTGGAATTGTTGTCAACAACCCTAACCAGTCAGTGTTTCTCTTCATTGACAGACAGCACTTGCAG ACTCCAAAAAACAAAGCTACAATCTTCAAGTTATGCAGCATCTGCCTGTACCTGCCACAGGAGCAGCTCACTCACTGGACGGTTGGTACCATAGAGGATCACCTCCGTCCTTACATGCCAGAGTAA